The Austwickia sp. genome includes a region encoding these proteins:
- a CDS encoding ATP-binding protein encodes MEPAYRSRTVDVELDELLPHASAIAIDGAKGVGKTETARRRARTTWYLDDPAQRQIAAADFTLSAVPSGTLLLDEWQKLPQVWDSVRRRVHAGAPPGRYLLTGSAAPVDPAGTHSGAGRLLSVRMRPMALHERGSTTPAVSLAALLAGRSELPIAATDHALRDYAQAITSSGFPAVTQAAPRLQRAMLDTYLMRVIDRDLPGEGVEVRRPETLRRWLAAYAAASTTTTSYSKLLDATTGGDGRQPAKTTTITYRDHLTRLWLLDPVPGWIPANNPIKRLQQAPKHQLADPALAARLLDLGPASLIAPAGAAMLGPLFESLVTLGVRVAAQAAEGRVFHLRTNGGEREIDLIVQGVEGQVLGIEVKLASAVTDSDVRHLRWLRDQLPQTVVDLVVVTTGSQAYRRRDGIAVVPLALLGP; translated from the coding sequence GTGGAGCCGGCCTACAGGTCACGGACGGTCGACGTTGAACTCGACGAGCTCCTGCCGCACGCTTCAGCCATCGCGATCGACGGGGCGAAGGGCGTAGGTAAGACGGAAACGGCTCGTCGGCGCGCGAGGACGACGTGGTACCTCGACGACCCCGCCCAGCGCCAGATCGCCGCCGCGGACTTCACGCTGTCCGCCGTCCCGTCCGGCACGTTGCTCCTCGATGAGTGGCAGAAGCTGCCTCAGGTGTGGGATTCGGTGCGGCGTCGAGTACATGCCGGTGCGCCCCCGGGCCGCTATCTCCTCACGGGATCGGCCGCACCCGTTGACCCCGCCGGGACGCACAGCGGCGCCGGTCGGCTCCTGTCTGTGCGCATGCGGCCGATGGCGCTGCACGAGCGCGGCAGCACGACTCCCGCAGTGTCCTTGGCGGCTTTGCTTGCTGGGCGCTCGGAGCTCCCGATCGCCGCCACCGACCACGCCCTGCGTGACTACGCCCAGGCCATCACGTCGAGCGGGTTCCCCGCCGTCACGCAGGCCGCGCCCCGGCTGCAGCGCGCGATGCTCGACACCTATCTCATGCGCGTCATCGACCGGGATCTCCCAGGAGAGGGGGTCGAGGTACGCCGGCCAGAGACGCTCCGTCGATGGCTGGCCGCCTACGCAGCCGCCTCGACCACGACCACGTCGTACTCGAAGCTGCTCGACGCCACGACGGGCGGAGATGGACGTCAGCCGGCGAAGACCACGACCATCACCTACCGCGACCACCTCACGCGCCTGTGGCTCTTGGATCCGGTGCCCGGCTGGATCCCCGCAAACAATCCGATCAAGCGCCTGCAGCAGGCGCCCAAGCACCAGTTGGCCGATCCGGCGCTGGCCGCCCGGTTGCTCGACTTGGGGCCGGCGTCGCTGATCGCGCCCGCCGGTGCCGCGATGCTGGGGCCGCTGTTCGAGTCGCTGGTGACGCTCGGCGTTCGGGTTGCGGCGCAGGCGGCTGAGGGCCGGGTGTTCCACCTGCGGACGAACGGGGGGGAGCGCGAGATCGACCTGATCGTCCAGGGAGTCGAGGGTCAGGTGCTCGGCATCGAGGTCAAACTGGCGTCGGCCGTGACGGACTCGGACGTGCGCCACCTGAGGTGGTTGCGGGACCAGCTTCCCCAGACGGTGGTCGACCTCGTCGTCGTGACCACGGGGTCGCAGGCCTACCGCCGACGAGACGGCATCGCGGTCGTGCCGCTCGCGCTGCTGGGCCCGTAG